DNA from Marinagarivorans cellulosilyticus:
GCAGCGCGACATGTCGGGGTCGAGCCTAATATTGCCTGCGAAGCGCTGTGCAGCTTTAGTAGTGTGAAACGCCGTATGGAGCGTTTAGCCTGCGTAAAGGGTGTAACGGTTTACGATGACTTTGCTCATCACCCGACAGCCATTAAAACAACATTGGAAGGCTTGCGCGCGCAAGTGGGCGATGCAGCAATTACTGCGGTGATAGAGCCTCGATCTAATACGATGAAGCAGGGCATTCATCAGCAAACATTAATTGATGCTTGTGATGATGCCAGCCGTGTTTGTTGGTTTCAGCCAGCAGAGCAAGGTTGGTCACTGCAAGCCCTTATTGACGATAGGCATCCGCAGCATGCATGCTTTGATTCAATGGCTGCCCTACTTGAAAACCTTGTTAAAAAGGCTAAGCCGAATGAACATATCGTGATTATGAGTAACGGCGGCTTTGGTGGAATACACCAACGTTTAATTCAACAACTTGACCATTAAAATACTTAAGGAAAAGGAAAAGGAAAAACAATGACGGATAAAATTACATTAGCAATTACTGGTGCCTCTGGCGCGCAATACGGTTTACGCTTATTGGAGTGCGTATTAGCGCAAGGCTGCGATGTGGATTTGTTAATATCCAAAGCGGCCGAAGTGGTGATTAATACTGAAACAGAGCACCACATTCCCTCGGACTTTACACAGCAAGAGGCTTGGGTAAAGCGGCGCTTTGGGTTTTCCAATGGTGTTGTACGCTTATTCAGCCGCGAAGATTGGTTTTGCCCTGCTGCCAGCGGTTCTAGTTCTGCGCGTAAAATGGTGGTTTGCCCCGCTAGCGGCGGCACGCTCTCGGCGATTGCCAATGGCGCCAGTAATAATTTAATTGAACGCGCTGGCGACGTCGCTTTAAAAGAGCGCAGGCAGCTTATTTTAGTCCCCCGCGAGGCCCCTTATTCGCAAGTGCATCTAGAAAACATGCTGAAGCTTACTCAAATGGGCGCGGTGATAATTCCTGCTAGCCCTGGCTTTTATCAAAAACCTAAAAGCATTGAGGATTTAATTGATTTTGTTGTAGCGCGTATTTTGGACCAGCTGGGGTTAGATCAGAAGTTGGTGCCTAAGTGGGGCGAGGTTATAAAGCTTTATTGAGGTGATTGCGTAACAGTTTATTACCTGCTCGTGCGATGCTGCATTTTTTTGGGGCTGACTTCTGGTGAATCGCCTGCTTTTAGTGGGCGCTAGGTCTCAATTGCCGAATAGCTGCTGTGTTTTAATTAACGGGCTAATTACGGCTGTAATTGTATATTCAGTTCAATTACGCTTTGTGAGTGAATATAAACGTTATATATCGCGCGGGTGCATAAATGAATACCCATGTTCTTCTAAACTACAGTGCTTTACTGCTGCTATTGAGCTTTGGTCTGTGTGGATGTGATGGTCAGGATCGCTTTGAAGATTGTTACTTCAATGGTGAGCCAGTCCCAAATTACGAAATCACAGCGTACAATGCAATCACAGGCGAAAAAGTGTGTTGGACTGAATACCGATCGCCGGAATATTTTGGCGATAAAGCTTGGTCATACGAAGGGGCTTGTGAATATGGTTTCGAGGATGGCGAGCATTCTTTTGTTTCCAATATCACAGTAACGGCTCCAGG
Protein-coding regions in this window:
- a CDS encoding flavin prenyltransferase UbiX, which gives rise to MTDKITLAITGASGAQYGLRLLECVLAQGCDVDLLISKAAEVVINTETEHHIPSDFTQQEAWVKRRFGFSNGVVRLFSREDWFCPAASGSSSARKMVVCPASGGTLSAIANGASNNLIERAGDVALKERRQLILVPREAPYSQVHLENMLKLTQMGAVIIPASPGFYQKPKSIEDLIDFVVARILDQLGLDQKLVPKWGEVIKLY